In the Leptolyngbya sp. SIO1E4 genome, one interval contains:
- a CDS encoding family 10 glycosylhydrolase, translated as MASSSVKGAAPQRQTSSRWRRSLYRFWIGIVLGALFVITLGWFVPLLAQSPEQVMQTLTAQSIPDSPGLEDAAVDGSPEEPQPVIPTDIGNHWATGCLRELALRRLIPVDDQARFYPDDPTTWAALAEMLNLSLPTDGAYAGASAAEAALNLPSAVNVLYTYPQRYYDPGRSVARAEAVTALAAKMALPYAPQANELLTASLTDGQAVADYGREGVAAALTAGVLVNYPEPQQFEGNRPITRGEMAALICQARPESALRSTIPAEWIARPQDLPTQRQPSAELRGVWLTNIDSEVLFSRENLEEAVQRLKALNINTLYPVVWNFGYPQFPSATAERVLGRKQRLWPGENPAFEETQQDRDMLQEIIELGHAEGMAVIPWFEFGFMAPAEYSLLDQHPDWFTQRQDGSRELQFGVETFTWMNPLHPRTQRLLLLLMAEVLENYDVDGIQVDDHLGMPVEMGYDPFTIDLYRQEHEGEDPPEDYSDREWMRWRADKVTAFMAEVRRLIDLRKPEALLSVSPNPYPFSYAKYLQDWPTWEEMGLLDELIIQVYRNDVDRFVWELNKPATVTASRSTPTSIGLLSGLRGRPTDIELLTDQLAAVRDRNYAGVSYFFYQSLWSPGVETLEERETQFRTSFSQPAIRP; from the coding sequence ATGGCATCTTCGTCGGTAAAGGGAGCAGCACCGCAACGGCAGACCTCTTCAAGATGGCGCCGTTCTCTCTACAGGTTCTGGATCGGCATTGTTTTAGGCGCACTATTCGTCATCACACTGGGGTGGTTTGTACCGTTGCTGGCGCAATCTCCCGAACAGGTTATGCAAACCCTCACGGCCCAGAGTATTCCAGATAGCCCTGGCTTAGAGGATGCAGCTGTCGATGGCAGTCCTGAAGAACCGCAACCAGTAATTCCGACAGATATCGGTAACCACTGGGCCACGGGGTGTCTTCGTGAGTTAGCGCTGCGGCGACTGATTCCAGTGGATGATCAGGCTCGATTTTACCCGGATGACCCTACCACCTGGGCTGCATTAGCTGAGATGCTTAACCTCAGCTTGCCTACCGACGGTGCCTATGCGGGTGCCAGTGCTGCAGAAGCCGCATTAAATCTGCCCTCCGCAGTGAACGTGCTCTACACCTATCCCCAGCGCTATTACGATCCTGGTCGTTCAGTGGCGCGGGCGGAAGCGGTGACTGCGCTAGCAGCCAAAATGGCCCTGCCCTATGCTCCCCAGGCAAATGAACTGTTGACGGCCAGTCTTACCGATGGTCAGGCGGTGGCTGATTATGGGCGTGAGGGCGTGGCCGCAGCGTTGACTGCCGGGGTTTTGGTGAACTATCCTGAGCCGCAACAATTTGAGGGGAATCGCCCGATAACGCGGGGGGAAATGGCCGCATTAATTTGCCAGGCCCGCCCAGAAAGTGCCCTCCGCAGCACCATTCCCGCAGAATGGATTGCCCGCCCCCAAGACCTGCCGACCCAGCGTCAACCGAGTGCTGAATTGCGGGGGGTTTGGCTGACCAATATCGATAGTGAAGTCTTGTTCTCGCGAGAAAACCTGGAAGAGGCGGTGCAGCGGCTCAAAGCTCTCAATATCAATACCCTCTATCCGGTGGTGTGGAACTTTGGCTATCCTCAGTTTCCCAGCGCGACGGCAGAGCGGGTTTTAGGTCGAAAACAGCGCCTCTGGCCTGGCGAAAATCCTGCTTTCGAAGAAACCCAGCAAGATCGCGACATGCTGCAGGAAATCATTGAACTGGGTCACGCTGAAGGCATGGCAGTGATTCCGTGGTTTGAGTTTGGTTTCATGGCCCCAGCGGAATACAGTCTGCTAGATCAGCATCCTGACTGGTTTACCCAGCGACAGGATGGCAGCCGTGAGCTTCAATTTGGGGTAGAAACTTTTACCTGGATGAACCCGCTTCACCCCCGCACCCAACGGCTGTTGCTGTTGTTGATGGCGGAGGTGCTTGAAAACTATGACGTGGATGGCATTCAGGTGGATGATCACCTGGGGATGCCGGTGGAGATGGGTTATGACCCATTCACGATCGATCTGTATCGCCAAGAACACGAAGGCGAGGATCCGCCAGAAGATTACAGTGACCGGGAATGGATGCGCTGGCGGGCGGACAAGGTCACTGCCTTTATGGCTGAGGTGAGGCGCTTGATTGATCTGCGGAAGCCAGAAGCGCTGTTGTCTGTCTCACCCAATCCTTATCCGTTTTCCTATGCCAAGTATCTGCAAGACTGGCCCACTTGGGAAGAAATGGGACTGCTGGATGAGCTGATTATTCAGGTTTATCGCAACGATGTGGATCGCTTTGTGTGGGAACTCAACAAACCCGCAACGGTAACTGCCAGCCGTAGCACCCCCACCAGCATTGGTTTGTTAAGCGGCCTGCGAGGACGACCCACGGATATTGAACTGCTCACAGATCAATTGGCTGCGGTGCGCGATCGCAACTATGCAGGGGTTTCTTACTTTTTCTACCAAAGCCTCTGGAGCCCTGGTGTGGAAACTCTGGAAGAACGCGAAACGCAATTCAGAACTTCGTTTTCTCAGCCAGCCATTCGACCGTAA
- a CDS encoding Uma2 family endonuclease produces the protein MTYATGHSIPQADPPRSPRETLPTMYDLPSEFPEEPGLPDEFHDLQPQLLSRTLSLADYRRDNWFTGSDLNVYYDVHHPLWHKRPDWFLALNVPRLYDGHDLRRSYVVWQEGQSPTVVVEFLSPRTEREDLGRFYRDSDQVKEDPETVVPTESAKTPSKLEVYERYLRVPHYIVYSRYSQRLRYFKLVGSRYEEQSLAPNNPRLWLEDLGVGLGLWQGDFEGISGYWLRWCDEAGTWLLTDTEKAEQRAQQAQQQAEQAEQRAEQLANRLRALGIDPEEG, from the coding sequence ATGACCTACGCCACGGGCCACTCGATTCCTCAGGCTGATCCTCCCCGCTCGCCTCGGGAAACCCTGCCCACCATGTATGATTTGCCCAGCGAATTTCCTGAGGAACCAGGTTTGCCAGACGAGTTTCATGACCTCCAGCCTCAACTCCTCAGTCGCACGCTTTCCCTGGCAGACTATCGCCGCGATAACTGGTTTACGGGGTCTGACCTTAACGTTTACTACGATGTGCATCACCCCCTTTGGCATAAGCGGCCAGATTGGTTTCTGGCGCTGAATGTGCCCCGGCTCTACGATGGCCATGACTTGCGCCGCAGTTATGTGGTTTGGCAAGAGGGGCAGTCGCCCACGGTGGTGGTGGAGTTTCTCTCCCCCAGAACCGAACGAGAAGACTTGGGGCGGTTTTATCGTGATAGCGACCAAGTGAAAGAGGATCCAGAAACGGTGGTGCCGACAGAATCGGCGAAAACTCCCAGCAAGCTAGAAGTGTACGAACGATATCTGCGAGTGCCGCACTACATTGTGTATAGCCGCTATAGTCAGCGCTTGCGATATTTCAAACTGGTGGGCAGCCGTTATGAAGAGCAGTCGCTAGCGCCCAACAATCCGAGGCTTTGGCTGGAGGATTTGGGTGTGGGGTTAGGGCTGTGGCAAGGAGACTTTGAGGGGATTTCAGGCTATTGGTTGAGGTGGTGTGATGAGGCGGGGACTTGGCTGCTGACGGATACTGAGAAAGCTGAACAGCGAGCTCAGCAGGCCCAGCAACAGGCCGAGCAGGCCGAGCAACGGGCAGAGCAATTGGCAAACCGGTTACGAGCTTTAGGGATTGATCCTGAAGAAGGGTAG
- a CDS encoding translation initiation factor, with protein sequence MGKRKSSHSQDNTPQRDRVVYSEFATARSPATERGVADRPPAEQTLKVQVSRKGRGGKTVTIISGFQHRPDTLKTLTKKLKAQCGTGGTAKDDTIEIQGDHAQKLMEFLQKAGYTVKRSGG encoded by the coding sequence ATGGGTAAGCGCAAATCATCTCACTCCCAGGACAACACCCCTCAACGCGATCGCGTGGTGTATTCAGAATTTGCCACGGCGCGATCGCCTGCCACAGAACGAGGCGTGGCGGATCGCCCCCCGGCAGAGCAAACCCTGAAAGTGCAGGTGAGCCGTAAAGGCCGCGGAGGCAAAACCGTCACCATTATTAGCGGATTTCAACATCGTCCCGACACCTTAAAAACCCTGACGAAAAAGCTAAAGGCCCAGTGTGGCACTGGCGGCACAGCAAAGGACGACACCATTGAAATTCAAGGAGACCATGCTCAGAAACTCATGGAATTTTTACAGAAAGCGGGATACACCGTGAAAAGGAGTGGCGGCTAA
- a CDS encoding sulfite exporter TauE/SafE family protein codes for MLGIWDVLLFAVLGLTAGLLSGLFGIGGGMVIVPGLFYLFHILEIPHEWLMHMAAGSSMCIMVFTSASSAWSHHLKGDVQWRIFWHIIPAIAVGVFSGKLLAGHLNTEILELIFGLFLLFVSLKILFDWLPKPEDPGNPKHWLTNLVGTVLGIKSGVLGIGGGAISVPFLLHSGLPMSQASGTSASFTLPIAIVGTLSGLVLTTHTEVIPLSTGTIYWPAVALVAPFTMLGAPLGTRLCHQVPSHHLKRWFAAFLLLLGVRLLLEVAQRYVGAG; via the coding sequence ATGTTGGGTATTTGGGATGTCCTTTTATTTGCGGTTTTGGGGTTGACCGCTGGTTTACTGTCTGGATTATTTGGCATCGGGGGCGGCATGGTGATTGTGCCCGGGCTGTTCTATTTATTTCACATCCTGGAAATTCCCCATGAATGGCTGATGCATATGGCAGCGGGCAGCTCTATGTGCATCATGGTGTTTACATCCGCTTCCTCTGCATGGTCTCATCACCTCAAAGGAGATGTGCAGTGGCGGATCTTTTGGCACATTATTCCAGCGATCGCTGTGGGCGTCTTCTCTGGAAAACTATTAGCCGGTCACCTCAACACAGAGATCTTAGAACTCATTTTTGGGCTGTTTTTACTGTTTGTTTCCCTCAAAATTCTGTTTGACTGGCTACCTAAGCCGGAAGATCCAGGCAATCCTAAACATTGGCTGACTAACCTGGTCGGGACGGTGCTGGGGATTAAGTCAGGGGTGCTGGGGATTGGTGGCGGGGCCATCAGCGTGCCGTTTTTGCTACATTCTGGCCTGCCAATGAGTCAGGCGAGCGGCACCTCGGCTTCGTTTACGCTGCCAATTGCTATCGTGGGTACGCTGAGTGGTTTGGTGTTAACGACCCACACTGAAGTGATTCCGCTCTCCACAGGCACCATCTACTGGCCAGCGGTGGCGCTCGTGGCCCCGTTTACGATGTTGGGGGCACCTTTGGGAACGCGACTGTGTCACCAAGTGCCATCCCATCACCTCAAGCGCTGGTTCGCTGCCTTTTTGCTATTGCTGGGCGTTCGCCTTTTGTTAGAAGTCGCCCAGCGGTATGTGGGCGCTGGTTAA
- a CDS encoding glutathione S-transferase family protein — MTTAPLSWPELEALTDFDIDPINGPTNSQSRLRLFGQTESDVRVTLYRDNHAWCPYCQKVWLWLEEKQIPYRIEKVTMFCYGKKEGWYKRKVPSGMLPALELDGHMITESDDILIALERTFGSLNVGMTDPKVLPLRRLERLLFRAWCTWLCYPTRSPRQEQANRKQFTDVVAMVEDTLASTPGSYFLEDFSTADVIFTPYVERMNASLYYYKGYSLREENLRLSAWFDAMESRPTYRGTQSDFHTHAHDLPPQMGGCYENGEPQMQLNKVQVDNGPWLGLPDVTYAEPETSRTEALQRVLKHRANIIRVNPADDPVFDEALRCALTYMMTGEVCSPPTGSDMALRYLRDRINVPRDMSIYAAKRLREALEKTASLAGDRQGPPIPLNHRRDQDPANFAKV, encoded by the coding sequence ATGACCACTGCTCCCTTGAGTTGGCCGGAGCTAGAAGCCCTCACCGACTTTGACATCGACCCCATCAATGGCCCTACCAATTCCCAGTCGCGCTTACGTCTGTTTGGCCAGACTGAATCTGATGTGCGGGTGACGCTGTACCGAGACAACCATGCCTGGTGTCCTTACTGTCAAAAGGTTTGGCTGTGGCTTGAAGAAAAGCAGATTCCTTACCGTATCGAAAAGGTGACGATGTTTTGCTACGGCAAGAAAGAGGGGTGGTATAAGCGCAAAGTCCCCTCAGGAATGCTGCCAGCTCTTGAGCTAGATGGGCACATGATCACAGAAAGCGATGACATCTTGATTGCGCTGGAGCGGACTTTTGGGTCTTTAAATGTGGGTATGACAGATCCCAAAGTGCTTCCCCTGCGACGGCTAGAACGGTTACTGTTTAGAGCTTGGTGTACCTGGCTTTGTTACCCCACGCGATCGCCTCGGCAAGAGCAAGCTAACCGCAAGCAGTTCACAGACGTGGTGGCAATGGTGGAAGATACCCTGGCCAGCACCCCAGGTTCCTATTTTTTAGAGGACTTCAGCACCGCCGATGTGATCTTTACGCCCTATGTCGAGCGCATGAATGCCAGCCTCTATTACTATAAGGGCTATTCCCTGCGGGAAGAGAACCTTCGCCTATCGGCCTGGTTTGATGCTATGGAGAGTCGGCCCACCTATCGCGGTACCCAGAGCGACTTCCACACCCACGCCCATGATTTGCCCCCTCAGATGGGGGGCTGCTACGAAAACGGTGAGCCTCAAATGCAGCTCAACAAAGTGCAGGTGGATAATGGCCCTTGGCTTGGTCTGCCTGATGTCACTTATGCAGAACCAGAAACCTCTCGTACCGAAGCACTCCAACGGGTTCTCAAACACCGTGCCAATATTATTCGGGTGAATCCTGCCGATGATCCTGTGTTTGATGAGGCGCTGCGCTGTGCGCTGACTTATATGATGACGGGGGAAGTTTGTTCTCCGCCTACCGGTTCAGACATGGCTTTGCGCTATTTACGCGATCGCATCAACGTTCCCCGAGACATGTCTATTTACGCCGCCAAGCGTCTGCGGGAAGCGCTAGAAAAGACCGCGTCTTTAGCGGGCGATCGCCAAGGTCCCCCCATTCCCCTTAACCATCGCCGCGATCAAGATCCAGCTAACTTCGCCAAGGTTTAA